The region TAAAAAACTGCGAATTTTTTAAATTTTCCAATTTGTTTCCTTGTGTGTAAAAGGACTCCTTGAAAAAGGAGCCCTTTTTTTTTACCCAAATTAAAGTACTTTATTGCTACTATTCGCCAACAGAAAAACTTTCAAAGAGAATAATTCACTAATGCCATTATCAAATCTAAATGAAGACCAGCTAAGTGCTGCTACCTGTCCTACGGGATATAATCTTATTATTGCCAGTGCTGGAACTGGAAAAACCTCTACAATTGTAGGACGTATTGCAAATCTTATTAATAATGGTGTTAAACCTGAAGAGATATTATTATTAACTTTTACAAATAAAGCAGCAGCAGAGATGGTTCAAAGGGTTGCAAAATTCTTTGGGAAAGAGATAGCTCAAAAAATTATGGCTGGAACTTTTCATTCTGTTTCTTATAAACTATTAAAACAATTAAATATAAATATTACACTAAAACAACCAAATGAATTAAAAACTCTTTTTAAATCATTATATGAAAAAAGAGTTTTTTATGATAGAAGTGATGATGCAAACCCATATGATGGTGGATATTTGTATGATATGTACTCTTTATATCTAAACTCAAATGATGGTGAGAGTTTTGAAAAATGGATATTAAATAAAAACCCAGACCACGAACTTTATACAGCAATATATGAAGATGTTGTTTTAGAGTTTAATGAATTAAAAATAAAATATGGATATGCAAATTTTGATGACTTGTTGACAATTATGCTTAAGACTTTAAAAGAAAATGAATTTGCTTTTAAAGAGATACTTGTTGATGAATATCAAGATACAAATCCTTTACAAGGAAGATTGCTAGATGGATTTAAGCCTAAGTCACTTTTTTGTGTAGGAGATTATGACCAAAGTATTTATGCTTTTAATGGCTCAGATATAGGTATTATCTCAACATTTTCACAAAGATATAAAGATGCAGAGGTTTTTACACTTAGAAAAAACTATAGGTCTAGTAAACCTATTCTTGATTTAGCAACAAAAGTTATAGAACACAATGAAAGAATATATGAAAAACAGCTTCAAGTAATGCGTAATGATGTAAATATTGCACCTAAACTTTTAGCCTTTACTGAACTTTTTCAACAATATCATCATATCTCAGATTTAATCTCTAAGAGTGGAACTCCTCACAGTGATATAGCAATTATTTTTAGAAATAACTCAAGTGCAGATGGTATTGAAGCAAATTTAAGAGAGTATGGAATACCAGCAAAAAGAAAAGGTGGAATGTCTTTTTTTGATTCTGTTGAGGTTAAATTTGTAATTGATATGCTTGTAATGCAATTATCTCACAATGACATGATGGCTTTTATTCACGTATTAGAACATGGAAAAGGGATAGGAAAAGCAATTGCAAAAGATATTTTTGATGCTTTAATTAAACTTGGTGATGGAGATTTATTTAAAGGATTGTTTCATCCAAGAGAAGATATACATAATCCTTTTGAGACAAATAAAGTAAAGAATATTCAACTTGGACTATTTGATGATTTTTTAGAGTTAGGTTCAGTATCTAAATTTAAAGATTGTGGTTTTGAAGATAGTTTTTTAGGTAATCCTTTACTAAAGCATCCTAAATTATCCGTTGATGGTGCAAAATATATTTACGATTTTTATCTTTTAGTAAAACAGTTAAGAAGGGTAAAAAATCCTGAAACAATGGTTTCTAATATTGTTGGTTCAATGATGTATTCAAAAATAAAAGATTTTCTAGCCACAAAAAGAGCAACACAAAAAGATGGACAAATTAATCCAACTCAAAAAGCAAAAGGATTAGCAAAAATAAATAGAAAAGGGATGCTTCTTAGAAATTTATCTAGAAACTTCCAAGACCTATCAAAGTTTGTTAACTCTATGATTTTAGGTGGTGGAGAGATGAGTGAAGGTGAGGGCGTTAACTTACTTTCAGTTCACGCCAGTAAAGGTTTGGAGTTTAAAGAAGTTTTTGTAATAGACCTTATGGATGGAAGGTTTCCAAATAGAAAACTAATGAGCAAAGGTGGAAGTCTTGAAGAGGAAAGAAGACTTTTTTATGTTGCTGTTACAAGAGCAAAAGATATTTTATACCTAAGCTATGCAAAGTTTGATAAGATTAAAAAAATAGACTTTATTCACTCTCCCTTTCTAAAAGAAGCAGGACTAATCAGAAATGAAGAGGAAAACTAAATCCTCTTTAATTTTTTTAGAAAAATAACAATTTCATAAATTTTAAATATTAAAGATTTATTTTAAATCTAGTATACTTTTATCTACCAAAATAATAAATAAGCATATTTATTGTTTTAAAATTATAAAAAGGCTAAATATGAATGAAGGAATTGTATCAAGAGTAAGTAGATTAATCTCGGGAAGCGTTAATGCTTTGGTTGATAAAGCTGAATCTATTTCTCCTGAAATTGTTATGAAAGAAACAATCAGAGAAATAGATTCAACTATAGATGAGGTAAAAGTATCTTTGGGAAAAGAAACAATTGATTTAAAAAAATCAAAATCTCAACTTGATAATGAAAAGAATAAATATGATAACTTGAAAGAGCAGATTAAAGTTGCAATAAAAGAAAATAGGGATGATTTAGCAAAATCTGCAATATCTAGACAAATGGATATAGAAACTCAAATACCAATTCTTGAAGAAACTGTTTCTCAAATAGAGTTAA is a window of Halarcobacter sp. DNA encoding:
- a CDS encoding ATP-dependent helicase; protein product: MPLSNLNEDQLSAATCPTGYNLIIASAGTGKTSTIVGRIANLINNGVKPEEILLLTFTNKAAAEMVQRVAKFFGKEIAQKIMAGTFHSVSYKLLKQLNINITLKQPNELKTLFKSLYEKRVFYDRSDDANPYDGGYLYDMYSLYLNSNDGESFEKWILNKNPDHELYTAIYEDVVLEFNELKIKYGYANFDDLLTIMLKTLKENEFAFKEILVDEYQDTNPLQGRLLDGFKPKSLFCVGDYDQSIYAFNGSDIGIISTFSQRYKDAEVFTLRKNYRSSKPILDLATKVIEHNERIYEKQLQVMRNDVNIAPKLLAFTELFQQYHHISDLISKSGTPHSDIAIIFRNNSSADGIEANLREYGIPAKRKGGMSFFDSVEVKFVIDMLVMQLSHNDMMAFIHVLEHGKGIGKAIAKDIFDALIKLGDGDLFKGLFHPREDIHNPFETNKVKNIQLGLFDDFLELGSVSKFKDCGFEDSFLGNPLLKHPKLSVDGAKYIYDFYLLVKQLRRVKNPETMVSNIVGSMMYSKIKDFLATKRATQKDGQINPTQKAKGLAKINRKGMLLRNLSRNFQDLSKFVNSMILGGGEMSEGEGVNLLSVHASKGLEFKEVFVIDLMDGRFPNRKLMSKGGSLEEERRLFYVAVTRAKDILYLSYAKFDKIKKIDFIHSPFLKEAGLIRNEEEN
- a CDS encoding PspA/IM30 family protein yields the protein MNEGIVSRVSRLISGSVNALVDKAESISPEIVMKETIREIDSTIDEVKVSLGKETIDLKKSKSQLDNEKNKYDNLKEQIKVAIKENRDDLAKSAISRQMDIETQIPILEETVSQIELNIKKYEDFIDALNAKKREMQNELAEFIKINKEQQESSSISNNMQKAQEAFDRVNNIEVESKYLDKDDIELAQLDKLVRDNRIEERLQSLKAEQK